One Nitrospira sp. DNA window includes the following coding sequences:
- a CDS encoding metal ABC transporter permease: MLELLAYDFMQRSLLAAAMVGGLCSVIGVFVVLRGLAFVGAGTSHAAFAGVALGYLMGWPPLALAILFGLATVWITGWVEEKGRMKLDVSIGILYTTTMALAILFLGLMKSYNAEVYGYLFGSVLSVTSEELRVIGGLGILVLGLILLFSKELYFIAFDQEMAEASGVPARRIFFLLLTLVALTVVVSLKTVGAILVFAMILIPASTAYQLTHSLTTLTWYSVIIGVSTAVAGVLISATWDIPSGPAIVLLATTIFFLAVLFSPKRQPRVAASLCQESHHH, translated from the coding sequence ATGCTTGAACTATTGGCCTACGACTTCATGCAACGCTCCCTCCTCGCCGCTGCGATGGTGGGAGGGCTCTGCTCTGTGATCGGCGTGTTCGTGGTCTTACGAGGGCTGGCGTTCGTCGGGGCCGGCACGTCGCATGCGGCCTTTGCCGGCGTGGCCTTGGGCTATCTGATGGGCTGGCCGCCGTTGGCCCTGGCGATTCTGTTCGGGCTGGCGACGGTTTGGATCACCGGCTGGGTGGAAGAAAAAGGCCGGATGAAGCTGGATGTCTCAATTGGCATCCTCTACACCACCACCATGGCCCTGGCGATTCTGTTTCTCGGCCTGATGAAATCCTACAATGCGGAAGTCTATGGCTACCTGTTCGGCAGCGTCCTTTCTGTCACCAGCGAAGAGCTGCGGGTGATTGGCGGGCTGGGCATCCTGGTACTGGGACTGATACTGCTCTTTTCGAAAGAGCTCTATTTCATCGCCTTCGATCAGGAGATGGCCGAGGCCTCCGGCGTCCCGGCACGGCGCATCTTCTTCTTGCTCCTCACCCTCGTGGCCCTCACCGTCGTGGTCTCGCTCAAAACCGTGGGCGCCATCCTGGTCTTCGCGATGATTCTCATTCCGGCTTCAACCGCCTACCAGCTCACCCATAGCCTCACCACCCTCACTTGGTACTCTGTGATCATTGGCGTCTCCACCGCCGTGGCTGGTGTCTTGATCTCGGCAACCTGGGATATTCCCTCCGGACCGGCCATTGTCCTCCTCGCCACGACAATCTTTTTTCTGGCCGTTCTGTTTTCCCCGAAGCGTCAGCCACGCGTGGCAGCAAGCCTCTGCCAGGAATCTCATCACCACTGA
- a CDS encoding metal ABC transporter ATP-binding protein, with amino-acid sequence MSIQKEPIIHFDHASFGFPGVLALQDISLTISAGEFVGVIGPNGSGKTTLCRAMLGLMAPLEGHLRIFDCACGELRCSHRAQIGYLPQKGVVDRNFPVTVLETVMMGRYGALGLFKRAGRQDRKIALEALAHVGMDNHQNTALGHLSGGQQQRVFIARALAQQPKVLLLDEPTTGLDITTQHNVIELVAQLHKELGLTVLLITHDINMIRSRVDRLVLLKTRLFASGPPAEVLKPEILRQVYGKELVITEKDLVIVEDYHHHH; translated from the coding sequence GTGTCGATTCAGAAAGAGCCCATCATCCATTTCGACCATGCCTCCTTCGGTTTTCCCGGTGTCCTGGCATTACAGGATATCTCCCTCACTATTTCCGCCGGCGAATTTGTCGGCGTCATCGGCCCCAACGGCTCGGGGAAAACCACCCTTTGCCGCGCCATGCTCGGCCTGATGGCGCCACTCGAAGGGCATTTGCGGATTTTCGATTGCGCCTGCGGCGAACTGCGCTGCTCCCATCGCGCCCAAATCGGCTACCTGCCGCAAAAAGGCGTCGTGGATCGGAACTTCCCCGTGACAGTCTTGGAAACCGTCATGATGGGCCGATACGGCGCGCTCGGCCTCTTCAAACGCGCCGGCCGGCAGGATCGGAAGATTGCCCTCGAAGCCCTGGCCCACGTCGGCATGGACAATCATCAAAATACGGCACTGGGCCACCTTTCAGGCGGCCAGCAACAACGCGTGTTTATCGCCAGAGCCTTGGCCCAGCAGCCGAAAGTGCTGCTCCTCGACGAGCCGACCACCGGGCTGGACATCACCACCCAGCACAATGTCATTGAACTGGTCGCGCAACTGCATAAAGAGCTGGGCCTGACGGTGCTCTTGATCACCCATGATATCAACATGATCCGCTCGCGAGTCGATCGCCTGGTCCTACTCAAAACCAGACTGTTTGCTTCAGGCCCTCCAGCCGAGGTCCTAAAGCCAGAAATCCTTCGCCAGGTCTATGGCAAGGAATTGGTCATCACCGAGAAGGATCTCGTGATCGTTGAGGATTACCACCACCATCACTAA
- a CDS encoding outer membrane beta-barrel protein: protein MQKKPYWWGTATLTVAFITLLLIPAVPALAQDGKQEFGGIEPGKWVLGMRAGFAPITQELSANRSTDVGSLVNFQAMYSLNKWLLVGMMLEWERHAVDQERPLRDLGHQDTVSVLPTLELRPTNFGPVSPYVNMSFGVNVNSFGENTSTRISPSNTFAWRLGWGADYMITKQVALNAEMAYKRNDGHATVNSTRIDDWNASSFGFLFGGKMYF from the coding sequence ATGCAGAAGAAACCGTATTGGTGGGGTACAGCCACCCTCACTGTAGCTTTTATCACCTTATTACTCATCCCGGCAGTCCCGGCGCTCGCCCAGGATGGGAAACAGGAATTCGGCGGGATCGAGCCAGGGAAGTGGGTGCTCGGAATGCGCGCTGGATTTGCGCCAATCACGCAAGAACTCTCTGCAAACCGTTCTACCGACGTCGGTTCACTGGTCAACTTTCAGGCTATGTACAGCCTAAATAAATGGCTGCTGGTCGGTATGATGCTGGAGTGGGAACGTCATGCCGTCGATCAGGAACGGCCGCTGCGTGATTTGGGTCACCAAGACACTGTGTCGGTGTTGCCGACCCTTGAACTGCGTCCCACCAACTTCGGACCGGTCAGCCCCTATGTCAATATGAGCTTTGGCGTGAACGTGAACAGCTTTGGAGAAAATACCAGCACCAGGATCAGCCCAAGCAACACATTCGCCTGGCGGTTAGGCTGGGGAGCGGACTACATGATCACCAAGCAAGTTGCCCTGAATGCGGAAATGGCCTACAAGCGGAATGACGGGCACGCCACTGTGAACAGCACACGAATCGATGACTGGAATGCGTCATCGTTCGGCTTCCTGTTCGGCGGAAAGATGTATTTCTAA
- a CDS encoding metal ABC transporter substrate-binding protein, whose amino-acid sequence MLVHIRKIYWPILAMALCSLLSVASQAQASSAAPLNVVVTIPVLKDLTEQIGGRQVRVTSLLSGYENEHTYSPKPSDLIAVRKATVLFEVGLGLEVWVSSLVKNAGSPSLLVVTTSTGIAIIRDHSEPNGSPAGHHHEGGGNPHVWMDPQSVLTMLHHITETLCKLDPAHATEFRQNHTAYAQKLEALQKELADRVNRLPDRRFVAHHPAWPYLARRFGFDIAATIQTQSGTEPSALQLQSLISKIKHDRIKVIASEIQLSQRIPDLLAREGAARVVILTTLPGGLPGTETYLDMLRYNVLQLVNALEAA is encoded by the coding sequence ATGCTCGTACACATTCGCAAAATCTACTGGCCCATCCTGGCCATGGCCCTCTGCAGCCTTCTTTCTGTTGCATCCCAGGCACAGGCCTCATCGGCAGCCCCTCTAAATGTCGTCGTCACCATTCCCGTGCTCAAGGATCTGACGGAACAGATCGGCGGCCGCCAGGTACGCGTCACCTCGCTCCTGAGCGGATATGAAAACGAGCATACGTACTCGCCGAAGCCCAGCGATCTGATCGCGGTCCGCAAAGCCACGGTGCTCTTCGAAGTCGGCCTCGGTCTCGAAGTGTGGGTTTCATCGCTGGTGAAAAACGCGGGCAGCCCCTCGTTACTGGTCGTCACCACCTCCACAGGCATTGCCATAATCCGCGATCACTCGGAACCCAACGGCTCGCCGGCTGGCCACCATCACGAGGGAGGCGGCAACCCGCACGTGTGGATGGATCCGCAGAGCGTCTTGACCATGCTTCACCACATCACCGAAACGCTGTGCAAGCTCGATCCGGCGCATGCCACGGAGTTTCGCCAGAATCACACGGCCTATGCACAGAAATTGGAGGCGCTGCAAAAGGAACTTGCGGATCGCGTCAACCGCCTGCCGGATCGCCGCTTCGTCGCCCATCACCCCGCCTGGCCCTACCTGGCGAGACGGTTTGGTTTTGATATTGCCGCCACGATCCAAACGCAATCTGGCACGGAGCCGTCGGCCCTGCAACTGCAATCGCTCATCTCGAAAATCAAACATGACCGGATCAAAGTCATCGCCTCTGAAATTCAACTGAGCCAGCGGATTCCAGACCTGCTAGCCAGGGAAGGGGCTGCGCGTGTCGTCATCTTGACCACGCTTCCGGGAGGCCTCCCCGGGACCGAGACCTACCTCGACATGCTCCGCTATAATGTGCTCCAATTGGTGAACGCGCTTGAGGCGGCCTAA